CACGTACTCACGCGCCCCGGCGACGGTGAGCAGGATGAACACGATGCCTTCGACGAACACCGCCGCGAGCGCGGTGTTCCACGGGACACCGAGTCCGAGGACGACGCCGAACGCGAAGAACGCGTTCAGGCCGAGGCCGGGCGCCTGGCCGAACGGCCGTTTCGCGTACAACGCCATCACGAACGTCGCGACCGCCGCCGACAGCAGCGTCACGACGGCGAGCATCTGCACGATCTCGGGGAACGACCGACCGAGGTCCGGCCCCGGGCCGTTCGCGACCGCGACCGCGAGGATACTCGGGTTGACGATGACGATGTAGCTCATCGTCAGGAACGTCGTGATCCCCGCGACCACCTCGGTCCGGAGGTCGGTGCCGAGTTCGTCGAACTCGAAGTACTCCGCCAACTGTTGTTGCAGCCCCATGGCGGCACACTTGTGCATACTTCACTTAACTATTCGGCTTTCTACCAACCAGATATACACGTACTTGGGTATCAGTTGGCGCAGACTCGTCAGAACGTTGTCCGGTGTAGGAACGTCTCGGCCGCGTTCGGTTCGAAACGAAGCGAGTCGTTCCCGCCGCGCGGTCGGTCGCGGTCCAGCCTGCGAGCCACACGCGCCGACCGGCGGGGTCGCCTGTGGAATCGCTCAGTGGATGGCTCCTCCTTGCGGTCGCCTGTGGAATTGCTCAGTGGGCGGCTCGGCCCGCGGACCTCGCCGCCGTCCGTCGTCGTCTCGCTCCCTGCGGTCGCTCGACGACGCCTTACTCGAACCGGGTCAACGCGCCGACCGGCGCGTCGGTGATCTCCGCCGCGCGGTCGATCCCCTCGTCGCCGACGGCGATGAGCGCGAAGACGCCAGCCACGTTCGCGTCCGCCTGGAGCGCGATGTCGAGCAGGAGTTCCTGCGTCTCGCCCGAGCGGATGAGGTCGTCGACGACGAGCACCGACTCCCCGCTGTCGATGGCCCCCGCGGGCAAGTAGTACGTCAACTCGATGCCGGAGGCGAGACGCTGTCGCGACTCGATGAACTCCTCGACGGCGGTCTCCTTCGACTTCTTCGCGTAGGCGAGGCGAGCGTCGAAGTGGCTGGCCATCGCGGCGCCGAGCGTGATCCCGTCGGTCGCCGCCGTCAACACCACGTCCGGCGTCTCGAACGCGAACGCCTCTGCCGCCACCGGCGCCACGAGGTCGAGGAACGGTTGGTCGAACACGACGCCGGAGTTGTCGACGTACCCCTCGTCGTCGAAGCCGATGCGCGCCTCCAACTCGGCGGCGAGCGTCTCCCGACCGATCCCGCCGACGACCTCCTGAGCGCGCTCGGCGCCCGGCAGGACGTGGCCGTTGACGTAGCGGTTCAGGTCGCCCGCGGGCAGACCCGTCACCTCCGCCAACTCGTCGTACGTGCGCGTCTCTTTCAGCGTCCGCAACACGGCGACCGCCTGCAACTGCAGTGCGGCCTTCTCCGCTCGGTTCATAGATCTATGCTCGTTCGTGCAAGTATGAACACTTCGGATCCGTGAGGGAACGAGGAGTGCAGGACTGTGTAACCGTGTAGCACGCGACCACCTGCGATGTGCGTGCCACAACCGAGACGCGCGTCAGCGGTCCTCGAGCAGTCGTGTCGCGGTGAGGAGCGACTCCAGTTCGATGTCGTGGTCGGCGAGCAGTTCCTCGGCGCCCTCCTCGCGGTCGACGACGACGAGCACCTTCTCCACCGTCGCACCCGCCTCGCGCAGCGCTTCGACGGCGTCGAGTGCGGACTGGCCGGTGGTGGCGATGTCCTCCAGGACGACGACCTCCTCGCCCTCGTCGAGTTCGCCCTCGATGCGGTTGCCCGTGCCGTACTCCTTGGCGGCCTTGCGGACGATGACGTACGGCGAGTCGGTCTGGACGCTCGTGGCCGCCACGAGCGGGACGGCGCCGAGCGCGACGCCCGCCAACTTCGCGTCGCCCACGCGCTCGGCGTAGGCGTCGGCGATGAGGCGGAGGCAGGTCGGGTCCGTCTCGAAGCGATACTTGTCGACGTAGTAGTCGGAGGTGCCACCGTGGGAGAGTTCGAACTCCCCGAACAGGACGGCCTCGGCGTCGCGCAGCGCCGCGATCAGTTCGGCATCGGCGTCGCCCGCACCGGTCGTGTCGCTCATACGCGAGAGAGTCGGCCGCCGGCGCGAAAGGCTGTCGGTCCGCGGCGGCGACCGCGCTCAGTTGGCCGCCTCACACCGCTCGACGACGCTCGCGGGGACGGGCGCGTCGACCTCGTAGGCGCCGACAGTGTGGTCGGCAGCGCGGCCCTCGAAGACGACGCGGTACGTCGCGCCCTGCGTGGGGCACGCGAGCGCACTCCGGCCCGTGATGCGTGCCTCACCAACGTCGGTTCGGAGGTCGTTCCAGGCGACCTTCGTGCCGGCCTCGTCGACGACGACGACGCGGTCCTCGGAGGGGACGACCCCATCCGGGTGCTGGATCAGGATGGCCGTGTCGTTCCCCTCGGCGTCGATGCTGAACGCGAAGCCCTCGGGGCGGTCGATCGGTTCCCCGCCGAGGCCCGTCGCGACGACGCCGCCGATGCCCGCGACGCTGGTTGCGGCCAACAGCATGAACGCCAACGCCAGCGTCGGGAACATGACCCGGATCTGCTCGCGGACCGTCAGCCGCTCCTCCTCCTCCGCTTCCTCCTCCTGCTCGGGAGAGGCGTCGGTGGTCGCGGGGTCCGGGTCGCTCATGGATCGACGGACGGGGTCGGAGGACAAAACCGCGTCGTCCCAATTCTCAACAGCGATACGAAGTGGCGGGGCGTACAGTGCGGTCCAGTCGCGGTGGGGCGCTCACCACGGCTCGTTCTTCGCGCCGATGAGGTACGCAATCACGTTCGTGACGACGTGGAGTACCGGCGTCGCGACGAACACGACAGCGAGTCGTGCGGGCGTGAACGTCGCCAGCGTCCAGTCGGTCGCCAGCACGAGCGAGAGCAGCAGCGCGCCGACGACGAAGTCGAGTTGGTCCAACCCCGGGAACGACGCGCCTCGCTCGCGCCCGGTGCGTCGCTTGAGGAACGAGGCGCCGATGTCACCCAGCATCGCGCCGAGGGCGAGCCCCAACGCCGCCGTGAGCGGGAACACGGGGAGCACGCCCGCCGCGAGGCCGACCGTGTCGGCGACGAGCGCGTTCACCGCGTTCAACGCCACCGCGAGTGCCACCCCGGCGAGCGTGCCGGCGGCGGTGCCGCGCCACGTCTTCCCGTCGCCGAGGATCCGTCGACCGCCCCACGTCCGCCCGCCGTCGATGGGCGCGCCGCCGCCCGCGAGCACTGCGGCGTTGTTCGGGACGTACGCCGGCAGCATCGCCCACAGCGCCCCCGCGACGAGTCCAACGAGTCCTGCCATTTCCGTGTGGGTGCTCGCGGTGGCGTGTTAAGAACGGGGATTTCCTGTCGGAGCGGCGACCGTGGCGACAGCGGCCGAACGGGATCCGACAACACTCAAGGTCGCTGCGTGGCAAGGATTGCCGTCCACATGATCCCACCCATCGCGAGCCGATTCGTCGCGGGGGAGACGCCGGCAACGGCGTTCGACCACGTCCGCGCGGCGAACGAGGACGGCGTGAAGGTGATCCTCAACCTCCTCGGCGAGCACTACGACGACCCCGGCCCCGCCGCCAGCGACGCGGACACGTACGTCGACATCGTCCGCGACATCGGCAACACCGACCTCGACGCGTGCGTCTCGGTGAAGCCCTCCCAACTCGGCATCGACCTCGGTGACGACGTGTTCCGCGAGAACTTCCGCCGTGTCGTCGAGGCCGGCGACGAGCACGGCGTGTTCGTCTGGTGCGACATGGAAGACCACGAGACGACCGACGTGACGCTGGACGCCTTCGAGGCGTTGGCTCGCGAGTTCGAAGGTGGGGTCGGGCTGTGCGTGCAGGCGAACCTCCGGCGCACGCGCGAAGACCTCGACCGCCTCGTCGACGTGCCCGGCAAGATCCGGCTCGTGAAGGGTGCCTACGACGAGCCGGCGTCCATCGCCTACACCGACAAGGCCGACGTGAACGAGGCGTACCGCGAGGACCTGGAGTTCCTGTTCAAAGAGCGCGACGACGGTATCGCCGTCGGGAGCCACGACCCGAAGATGGTGTCGCTGGCAGCCGAGTTGTCGGCGGAGTACGGCGCCGACTACGAGGTGCAGATGCTGATGGGGGTTCGTGAAGACGAACAGCGGCGCCTCGCCGCCGAGGGCGTCGAGGTGTGGCAGTACGCCCCCTACGGCGACAAGTGGTTCTCGTACTTCTACCGGCGCATCCGCGAGCGCAAGGAGAACGCCCTGTTCGCCTTGCGTGCGATCGCGGGGGTCTGACCGCCCCGGACGCGGCACCGCGCCACCGCCCGTCGCTCGCCCCGTGTAGAAGGGCTGATATGGGTCGGCCACGCACCCCGACGTGAGAACCGAATGTCCACGTGGAAGCGCGACTTCGCGAGCGGGCTCGTCGTCGTCACTCCCGTCCTCGTCATCCTCTTCGTCGCCAACTGGCTGTACAACCTCCTGTCGACGCTGCCGTTCATCCCCACGATCGAACCGCCGGAGGGTGGCGTCGTCGCACCAGGAACGCCGTTCTCGTTCGTCAACGACTACCTCGTCACGGTGTACGGCTTCGCGGAGGTGATCATCGCGCTGGTCACCTTCGTGTTGCTCGTCTTCTCGGCGGGGTACCTCATGCGGACGACCTCCGGGCGACTCGCCGAGGGACTGCTCGACAACGCGATCAACCGCGTTCCCGGCCTCCGGGTCATCTACAACGCGTCGAAGTTGGCCGTCGAGACGGCACTCACCGGCACCGAGGACCTCCAGACGCCTGTGAAGTTGGAGCCGTGGCAGGGGATGCGGATGACGGCGTTCAAGACCGGCCAGACGACCAGCGACGGGCGCGAGGTCGTATTCATGCCGACCGCCCCGAACATCACCACCGGGTTCGTGATGGAGGTGGACCCCGGCGACTTCGAGGAGACCGACGAGAAGGTGGAGGAGGCGCTCACCCGCATCCTCTCGGCTGGCTTCGGCGACGGCAACGAAGAGCCCGTCCGCCCGGACCGCCCCGCGCCGAGCGAGGTCCCCGGCGACGCCGACGACGACTGAGGTGCCGCCGGCCCCCGGGTGGCGAACCGAACCGTGAAGTGGGCCCGCGCTGGCGGGTCGTGCATGGACGACGACACCCACATCGACGCCGACCACGTCGACATCCTCCAGACGTTCATCGAGAGCCACGGCTTCCTCTCGTGGCTCGACCTCACCGTCGAGGAGTTGGAGCGCGGTCGCATCGTCATGTCCGTCCCGTACGACGAGAAACTCGTCAACCCAGGCTCGCCCGTCGGCTCCATCCACGGCGGCATCGCGGCGACGCTCGTCGACACCGCCTCCGGGTTCGCCCTCCGGTCGACGTTCGACGACCCGACGACCGGGTCGCTGGCGACGACGGACCTCAACGTCACGTACCTCCGCCCGGCGACGAACGACCTCCGCGTCGAAGCGGAGGTGCTCCGTACGGGCGGGTCGATGGGCTACACCGACACGCTCGTCTCCAGCGTCGCCCCCGACGGCGAGGAGAAGGACGTCGCCGTCGGTCGCACCTCTTACCGGCTGTTCCACGACTCCGAGTAGAGAGCGCGACGGACGCGCACCGGCCGCGACTAACCGCGACCGACCGCGACCGAGCGAACTGTTATCCGCCGCCCGCGCGAACTCCGCACGAACCGATGCACCGCGACGAGCCCGTGGAGTACGAGCCAGTGAGCGTCAAGGCCGTGCTGGCCGAGATGAAAGACACCGCCGAACTGCTCATCGACCTGTCGTTCTCGGCGGTCCTCCACGGCAGCCCCGACCTCGCGGCGGAGGTGCTCGCGCTGGAGTCGCGGATGGACGTGCTCCAACTCCAGGCTCGGATGAGCGTGATGATGGCCGCGCGCTCGCCCGAAGACGTGGAGGAACTGGCCCCAGTGTTGGGGATGGTCGGAGCCGCTGAGAAGATCAGCGACGCCGCCGGCGACATCGCCAAGATCGTCCTGGAGGAGGTCGGCCTGCCCGACGCGATGCGGGCGGCACTCCCCGAGGCCGTCGAGACGCTGGTGCGCGTGCCGGTCGCCCCCGACTCCCGGTACGTGGGACGGACGCTCGGCGGCATCAACATGGAGACGGAGACTGGCGTGCGCGTCATCGCCGTCCGGCGGGACCAGGCAACCGGGAAGGCGCGGTGGATCACGAACCCGGACCAGGAGACGGAGTTGCGGGCCGGCGACACGCTGATCCTCCGCGGCTTCGAGGAGGGACTCCGAGAGGTGTACGAGACCGCCTCGGGTGACCCGTACGAGTCGCCGGCGGCGCCCGACCCGCCGGACGCGGATCTGGAGCGCGCGGTCGACTCCATCGTGTTGATGAAGAACATGAGCGAGTTGGCGGTCGACCTGGCGTACGGCGCGGTGCTGTTCGACAGCCGCGGCGTCGCCGAGGAGGTGTCGGAGTTGGAGGCGGAGGTGGACGCGCTGAAGTCCCGTTTCGAGGCGTGGACACTTCAGGCGGCGGCGCGCGTCGACGACCCCGTGAGCCTCCGCGGCCTCGTCCACCTCGCGTCGGCGACGGAAGTGATCAGCGACGCCGCCCTGGAGATCAGCGAGGGCGTGCTCCGCGGACTGGACGCCCACCCCGTCGTCGCGGAGGCGGTCGAGGAGTCCGACGAGGTGATCGTCAGACTCGTCGTCGCCGCCGGCGGCGACCTCGCCGGGTCGACACTCGGAGAACGCGAGGTGAAGACGGAGACGGGGATGCGCGTCATCGCCGTCCGGCGAGGTGGCACCGACGGCGCCGACGCGGACGACCCCGACCACGCGGGCGGGGAGGAAGACGGGGACGGCGAGTGGGTCGTGTCGCCGCGGGCGTCGACCCGACTACGCGCCGGCGACGTCCTCATCGCGAAGGGGACGCGCGCCGGTGCCGAGCGCCTGTCTGTGCTCGCGGGGGCGCCCGAGGAGTTCGACCTCGAGTGAGCCACGCCGTCGACCCGACGTTCCGGCGGCTGAGAGTCACTCGGGCGAGAGACAGCCGCTCGAACTGCTGAGAGTCACTCGGGCGGCTGCCGGTCGGTCGGCTCCTCGATCACTGCGCCACAGGAGGGGCACGGGCCCGGGCGCGGCGACCGGAGCGTCGCGCACGCGTCACACAGCACCAACCGTCGCGCCGCCCCCGGGTCACCCCACGCCACCGCCGCTTCCCGCTCGGCAGCGGCGCGTTCGGCGTCCGCAGGTCGCCCCGCCGCCAGTGCCGCACCTGGGGAGAAGCGCGTGCCGGCGAGCGAGGTCGCCCCTTCTTCAGCAGCCATCCGCATCGTGTGCTCCACGAGCACGTCGTTGCGGAGTCGATCAAGCAACCGCAGCAGGCCGAGGAACGCGGCGGTCGGCACGAGACAGAGCACGCCCGTGAGCACCAACTGGACCAGCGGGTCGGCCGTGAGAGCGGCCATCGAACGTGTTCAGGGGCCGCATCGTCTTTGCGGTTCCGACGGCTCCGTCCGCGGTGGGGACCGGCGGTCGACGCGGCGTCGACGACTCGGCCACGCGTTCGCTCGACCGCTACTCGTCGACGGCCCGCAGCGCCCGCACAGCCGACGCGACCGTGAGGACGGAGGCGACGAACAGGGTGGTGGCGGACGCCAGCACGACCGCCAGCAGCAGGAAGTAGCCGTCCGCGCCCAACACCGGATACGCGCGCGTGCCGCCGACCGGCCCCAGCAGTTCGAGCGCCCGGACGAGGTACACCACGACCGCGAGCGCGACGCCGACGCCGACGCCCACGCCGACGTTGCGCTTGACCGACAGCGTCTCCAGCAATCCGGCAATCGGCGGTCGGTCGGGCCGTCGCTCGGCGGGGTCGACGGCCCCGTCTCGTGGCTCGGTCTCACCGGCGTCGACGTGCTCCTCGCTCACGCCCGCCGGTTGGGTCCGGCGGGTCAAAGCCCCATCGCCCGCGGTCGAAGCCACGCCACTGCGACTGTGTGTTTCGGTACGTACGCGACTGAATAATGCGTCTATGTTAAATAGATCCGGCGCCGCCGACGAGTGAGGGGGGATGTCAGCACATATCACGGAGGGGGATGCGGAGGAGAACACAGGAGACACCGACCGCGTCCAGGTCGTCCACGTCGAACACGACTGCGAGGTGGCCGCGCTCGCGGAGCAGTACCTATCGATCGCGTATCCGGAGATCGACCTCCGACACGTCGCCGACCCGGACGCGGTGGCCGCCGCGGTCGCCGACGGCGCTGACTGCGTCGTCACGGACCACCGGCCACCGCTGACAGACGCGGCAGCCGTCGCCGAGACGGTGTCGAACGTCGATTCGGACGTCCCCGTCGTCGTGTACTCCGCGGCGCCCGACGAGACGCTCGTGAATGCCGACGGCGTCGTCGCCAAGCGGGCGGGCCTCGACGGCCTCGACACCCTCGTCGAGCGCGTCGTCGACGCCGTGGGGCGGGCGAACGTGGACTGACCGAGTCGTGTGAGTCGAGCGGTGCCGACCGAGGGACGCCGACTACCACGTCACTCCGCACCGGCGCCCGCGTGCGCTGCGAACCTGCGGCCGCGCGCGAGGAAGTACACTACGCCGACGAGTCCGACGACCGTCGCGAGGCCGAACGCCACCGTCGGGTCGCGCCCGTAGAGCCACCCGCCCGCGAGTGCACTCGGGATGGTGATCACGTTCCTGACGAGGTAGTACGTCCCCGTGACCCGCCCGCCGGCGTCCGCCTCGGCGGGACCGACGATCAACGCCTTGTGTGCGGGGAGGCCGGCGAAGCGCAACCCGGAGAACGCGAACAGCGCCGCGTACACCGCGGGGTCGGTGGGTGCGGTGATCAGCGCCGCGGGGAACACCGCGTAGACGGCGAACCCGAGCGCGACGACCGGCTTCAGCCCGACCCGGCGCGTGAGGCGGGCGACCGGCACCATCGTCGCGAGCGCCACCGCCATCTCGACACCGAGGAGGACGCCGAAGTACGCCTCCGGTGACAGCGTCCCGACGACCGGGAGGCTGGCCGTCACGCCCGCGTCGACGACGACGAGCACGAAGAACACGTACACCATTCCGTTGGCGAACCGGACGAGCGTGTCGGCGACGAGCAGTGGTCGCAGCGGGTCGGGGAGCGAGCGGAGGTCCGACAGCACCGCCTCCACGCCCGCGAACGACTTCCCGAAGGAGTCGTTGGAGGCGTCGTACAGCACGTACTGCGCGAGGGTCGCGAGTGCCCCGACGACCGCCGCGCCGAGTAAGACCAGCCGGAACCCCTCGGTGAACGCGTACGCGGAGACGGCGGCGGCGGCCAGGAGCGGGCCGAGCAGGAAGGCGGTCCGCCGGAACGTCTCGGTCGCGGCGAACCCGGAGGCGAGGCGGTCTGGGGGGACAGACTGCTTGACGACCGCGAAGGTGGCCCCCAGACCGAACGACTTCCACGCTTGCGACAGGAACAAGCCGACGAACACGAGTACGACCGCGAGGTTCGTCGGCCCGACGGTCACGTCGCGGAACAGGTCGGCTGCCCACCACACGAGGAAGCCGACGGTGGAGGCGAGACCGAACAGCGTGAGCGAGGTGCGCGAGCCGAGGCGATCCGAAAGCGCGCCACCGGGGTACGGGAACACCGCCGAGATCAGGTTGCCGACGCTCCCGTACAACCCGATTGCGAGACTCGTCGCGCCGAGCACCTGGAGGTACTGCGGGAGGTACCGCCCGGTGGCCTGGAACCCGAGGCTGAAGGCGAACATCGCGAGCGAGAGGACGAACACGTCGCGCGGGAGTGCGACCACCTGCCGGAAGGCGTCGAACGGGTCCGGTTCCGCGTCCGCGGGGGTGCGCGTCGGGTCGCCTTCGTCCATCGGTCCGTGCTGTGGCCGGGCCGCGCAAAACGTTACTGCCCGGGGGCCGAGCGTGGCGACCGACGAGGGGGTCAGTGGCCTCGACCACCGTGCCCACCCGGGGGGAACCGCCAGACACCGGCCGCCAGAACCTGAATTACTTTACGCGGCCCCGCGGATAGGGCTGCTATGGGACTGTTCGATCGGCTACGTGGGGACGACGATCCCCGTGTCGCCTTCGTCGGTATCGACGGGGTTCCGCACTCGCTGCTGGAGGACCACCCGGACCGGTTCCCGAACTTCGCCGCCCTCGCCGAGGAGGGGTCGGCGGGCGCCATCGACTCCATCGTGCCGCCAGAGTCGTCCGCCTGCTGGCCCGCCCTCACCACCGGAGTCAACCCCGGTGAGACGGGCGTGTACGGGTTCCAGGACCGCGAAGTGGGAAGCTACGACACGTACGTCCCGATGGGGCGTGACGTGCAGGCGACCCGCCTGTGGGACCGCGTCGCCGAGAACGGACGCGACGCGACGGTGCTGAACGTCCCCGTGACGTTCCCGCCCCAGCGCAACGTCCAGCGCATGGTGTCTGGGTTCCTCTCCCCCAGCGTCGACAAGGCCGCGCAGCCCGACGAGTTGCGCGAGTACCTCGAGTCGATCGACTACCGGATCGACACGAACGCCAAACTCGGGCACAAAGACGACAAGTCGGAGTTCCTCGACGTCTGCCACGAGACCATCGACAAGCGCATGCAGGCGTTCGAGCATTACATCGAGCAGGACGACTGGGACCTGTTCTTCGGCGTGTTCATGACGACCGACCGGGTGAACCACTTCCTGTTCGAGGACTACGCCCGCGACGGCGAGTACTACGAGGAGTTCATGGAGTTCTACGAGAAGGTCGACGACTACGTCGGTCGGATCCGCGAGATGCTCCCGGAGGACGTGACGCTCGTCGTCGCCTCCGACCACGGCTTCACCGTCCAAGACTGGGAGGTCGACATCAACCAGTGGCTCGAGAACGAGGGGTGGCTCACCTTCGAGGACGACGACCACGAGGAACTGGGCGACATCGCCGACGACGCCCGGGCGTACTCACTCATCCCCGGTCGGCTGTACATCAACCTCGAGGGACGCGAACCGCGCGGGTCGGTCCCGCAGGAGGACTACGACGCGGTCCGTGACCAACTGAAAGCCGCCATCGAGGCGATGGAGGGCCCCGACGGCAAGCCCGTCGCACAGCGCGTCGTCGAGAAGGAGGAGGCGTTCCGCGGCGACCACGACACCATCGCGCCGGATCTGGTGATCATCCCGTCGCACGGCTTCGACCTGAAGGCGAAGTTCAAGCCGGGCGACACCGACGACGTGTTCACCACCGGCCCGCGCAACGGGATGCACAGCTTCGAGAACGCGACCCTGTTCGTCGACGACCCCGACGCGAACATCACCGACGCCGACCTGTACGACATCGCGCCTACCATCCTCGACCTGATGGACATGGAGTACGCCCGCGCCGACTTCGACGGCGGCTGTCTGATCTGAGTCGGGCGTCCTCGCGCGTCTATCCGAAGTTCTCGACTTTCGCCTCGTCTGCGTAGCCGGCGGACTCCAGCGCCGCGAGTGCGGTGTCGACGAAGTCGGCGAAGCCGTACACGAACGCCTGCTCGCCGTCGACCCCCGTGACCGCGTCCGCGACGGCGCCGTCGATGTCGCCGTCGGTGACGACGACGCTCGCGCCGCGGTCGGCGAGCGTGTCGAGGCGCTCGGTGTGGGCCGGTTCGTCGTCGAGGTACACGACCGCCGCCTCGTTGCCCGCGTCCAGCGCCGCCTCCGCGATGGCGACGGCGGGGCCGACGCCGGGACCGCCCGCGAGGACGACCGCCCGCGCCTCGCCTTCGTAGTAGTCGTCGCCGAACGGGCCGCTCATCTCGATTTCGTCGCCCGCGGTCAGGTCCGCGAGGTATCGCGAGAACTCGCCGCCGTCCAGTCCGACGGTCGTCTCGTAGCTCCCGTCCGTGTCCGCCGAGGAGATGGTGTAGAAGCGCGACTCCTCTGTGCCGTCGACCGTCGCCGTGAGGCGGACGAACTGTCCGGGCTTCCCGTCGAACGCCGCCGGCGAGTCGAGCGTCACCGCGACGGTGTCCGGACCGACCTCCGCGACCGACCGCACTGCGACTGTTGCGTCCATGCCCGTCCGTATCCACGGGGAGTACCCGAACCTGTCGCTTCCGGCGCGACTGTCACCCCTGCTCGACCGGGAACGTGCGCCGATACGGGCCGGAACGTCGCCCCGTTCGACCCACCTCGGTTCGTCGGTCGTCGAACCGGACTGGGACGCGTGTCGGTGCGCCGTCGGCGACGAACGGCGTCTGTGACGGTCCCACAGGGAGCACGGATCGAACCGATCGAACGTGTGATTCGGGGCGCGGTTTCGAGTGTTCGATTCACGCGTGTTCGAAACGGAGTTCGTTCGTCCGCCGAACGCTCGGAAACGTGGGTTCCCCCCTTTCAGAAGGCTTTTCCACCGACCGCGGGAAGGGGTGACCAGTATGCCAGCGGACTTCAACTGGGCCATCGGCGGGGAGGCCGGCGATGGCATCGACTCCACCGGGAAGATCTTTGCGCAGGCGCTCTCCCGGGCGGGTCGACACGTCTTCACGTCGAAGGACTTCGCCTCCCGGATCCGGGGCGGCTACACCGCGTACAAGGTGCGTACGTCGACCGAGAAGGTTCGGTCGGTCGTCGACCGCCTCGACGTGCTCGTCGCCCTCACGCCGCGAACCATCGAGGAGAACATGGACGAGCTCCACGAGGGCTCGGTCATCATCTACGACGGGGACCGGACGACGATGTCCGACGTCGAGATTCCCGACGGGATGGTCGACCTCGACGTTCCCCTCAAGGCGCTCGCGGAGGACGCCGGCGGCGCCATCATGCGCAACGTCGTCGCGCTCGGCGCGGCGTGTGAGGCGACGAGCTTCGACATCGAGCACCTCGACTCCTCGCTGAAGAAGCGCTTCGGCGACAAGGGGCAGGCCATCGTCGAGAACAACAAGCAGGCCGCGCGCCTCGGGCAGGAGTACGTTCAGGAGAACTACCCCGACGCCGACCTCGACTACGACCTCGACACCACCGACAACGACTACGTCCTGCTCAACGGGGACGAGGCGATCGGCATGGGCGCCATCGCCGCCGGCTGTAAGTTCTACGCCGGCTACCCGATCACGCCCGCGACGGACGTGATGACGTACCTAAAGGGCCGCATCGAGCACTTCGGCGGCCACGTCGTGCAGGCGGAGGACGAACTCGCTGCGATCAACCTCGCGCTCGGCGGCGCCCGCGCGGGCGCTCGCTCGATGACCGCGACCTCGGGTCCCGGTATCGACCTGATGACCGAGACGTTCGGGCTCGTCGCGACCTCCGAGACGCCGCTGGTCATCGTCGACGTGATGCGCTCGGGTCCCTCCACGGGGATGCCGACCAAGCAGGAGCAGGGCGACCTCAACATGATGCTGTACGGCGGTCACGGCGAGATTCCGCGGTTCGTCCTCGCCCCGACCACCGTCGAGGAGTGCTTCTGGAAGACCGTCGAGGCGTTCAACCTCGCCGAGAAGTACCAGACGCCCGTCTACCTGGCGGCGGACCTCGCGATGGCGGTCACCGAGCAGACGTTCGAGCCGGAGGCGTTCGACATGGACGCCGTCGAAATCGACCGCGGCAAGGTCGTCGACGAGGACACCATCGAGGACCACCAGACCGAGT
The DNA window shown above is from Halobaculum marinum and carries:
- a CDS encoding MFS transporter encodes the protein MDEGDPTRTPADAEPDPFDAFRQVVALPRDVFVLSLAMFAFSLGFQATGRYLPQYLQVLGATSLAIGLYGSVGNLISAVFPYPGGALSDRLGSRTSLTLFGLASTVGFLVWWAADLFRDVTVGPTNLAVVLVFVGLFLSQAWKSFGLGATFAVVKQSVPPDRLASGFAATETFRRTAFLLGPLLAAAAVSAYAFTEGFRLVLLGAAVVGALATLAQYVLYDASNDSFGKSFAGVEAVLSDLRSLPDPLRPLLVADTLVRFANGMVYVFFVLVVVDAGVTASLPVVGTLSPEAYFGVLLGVEMAVALATMVPVARLTRRVGLKPVVALGFAVYAVFPAALITAPTDPAVYAALFAFSGLRFAGLPAHKALIVGPAEADAGGRVTGTYYLVRNVITIPSALAGGWLYGRDPTVAFGLATVVGLVGVVYFLARGRRFAAHAGAGAE
- a CDS encoding alkaline phosphatase family protein, whose amino-acid sequence is MGLFDRLRGDDDPRVAFVGIDGVPHSLLEDHPDRFPNFAALAEEGSAGAIDSIVPPESSACWPALTTGVNPGETGVYGFQDREVGSYDTYVPMGRDVQATRLWDRVAENGRDATVLNVPVTFPPQRNVQRMVSGFLSPSVDKAAQPDELREYLESIDYRIDTNAKLGHKDDKSEFLDVCHETIDKRMQAFEHYIEQDDWDLFFGVFMTTDRVNHFLFEDYARDGEYYEEFMEFYEKVDDYVGRIREMLPEDVTLVVASDHGFTVQDWEVDINQWLENEGWLTFEDDDHEELGDIADDARAYSLIPGRLYINLEGREPRGSVPQEDYDAVRDQLKAAIEAMEGPDGKPVAQRVVEKEEAFRGDHDTIAPDLVIIPSHGFDLKAKFKPGDTDDVFTTGPRNGMHSFENATLFVDDPDANITDADLYDIAPTILDLMDMEYARADFDGGCLI
- a CDS encoding FAD-dependent oxidoreductase; translation: MDATVAVRSVAEVGPDTVAVTLDSPAAFDGKPGQFVRLTATVDGTEESRFYTISSADTDGSYETTVGLDGGEFSRYLADLTAGDEIEMSGPFGDDYYEGEARAVVLAGGPGVGPAVAIAEAALDAGNEAAVVYLDDEPAHTERLDTLADRGASVVVTDGDIDGAVADAVTGVDGEQAFVYGFADFVDTALAALESAGYADEAKVENFG
- a CDS encoding 2-oxoacid:acceptor oxidoreductase subunit alpha, whose product is MPADFNWAIGGEAGDGIDSTGKIFAQALSRAGRHVFTSKDFASRIRGGYTAYKVRTSTEKVRSVVDRLDVLVALTPRTIEENMDELHEGSVIIYDGDRTTMSDVEIPDGMVDLDVPLKALAEDAGGAIMRNVVALGAACEATSFDIEHLDSSLKKRFGDKGQAIVENNKQAARLGQEYVQENYPDADLDYDLDTTDNDYVLLNGDEAIGMGAIAAGCKFYAGYPITPATDVMTYLKGRIEHFGGHVVQAEDELAAINLALGGARAGARSMTATSGPGIDLMTETFGLVATSETPLVIVDVMRSGPSTGMPTKQEQGDLNMMLYGGHGEIPRFVLAPTTVEECFWKTVEAFNLAEKYQTPVYLAADLAMAVTEQTFEPEAFDMDAVEIDRGKVVDEDTIEDHQTESGGFKPHEITEDGISPRAFPGTAGGAHMSTGLEHDEQGRRTEDTEMRVKQVDKRNRKVETAKEREDFSPREFGDADADNLIVTWGSNEGTLVEALEYLDDDDVDVRILSCPYIFPRADLTEEFEAADQVVVVECNATGQFADVVEHDTLQRVKRINKYDGVQFKADELAAEIKETLAADGQEVEA